The Claveliimonas bilis genome window below encodes:
- a CDS encoding nicotinate-nucleotide adenylyltransferase, translated as MVEKGVVNARFQVLHLKHMEYLLAAKMRCQKLYIGITNPDPSYVRESVNDENRSTRGANPLTYLERYEMIRLAMEEFGVPASEYEIMPFPINRPEYITQYVPEDGVYYLGICDGWEEEKLKILNSLGLKTEVLWRRTKEEAGVTGTWVRSCIATGEEWEHLVPKSVYQYIVERGLEERIRHLHLVQGEPDAKSKIAEEDID; from the coding sequence ATGGTAGAAAAAGGGGTTGTAAATGCAAGATTTCAGGTTCTGCACCTGAAACATATGGAATATCTGCTGGCAGCAAAAATGCGGTGCCAAAAGCTATATATTGGGATTACTAATCCGGACCCGTCCTATGTGCGGGAATCGGTCAACGATGAAAACCGCTCCACAAGAGGCGCAAATCCGCTGACCTATCTGGAACGGTATGAGATGATACGCCTGGCGATGGAAGAATTTGGAGTGCCGGCATCAGAGTATGAGATTATGCCGTTTCCCATTAACCGCCCGGAGTATATTACACAGTACGTCCCAGAGGATGGCGTGTACTATCTGGGAATCTGCGATGGCTGGGAAGAAGAAAAGCTGAAAATCTTAAACAGCCTGGGGCTGAAAACAGAAGTACTCTGGAGGCGGACAAAGGAAGAAGCCGGAGTGACCGGCACATGGGTGAGAAGCTGTATTGCCACCGGAGAGGAGTGGGAGCATCTGGTTCCCAAGAGCGTATATCAGTACATTGTGGAGCGGGGGCTGGAAGAGAGAATCCGGCATCTTCACCTGGTACAGGGAGAACCGGATGCGAAAAGCAAAATAGCAGAAGAAGATATAGATTGA
- the ftsH gene encoding ATP-dependent zinc metalloprotease FtsH — MQQVKSPKKPLIYYYTIVIIVLLLFNLLAMPWISERQIKEVDYGTFISMTEEGKIGKVEIQQQENTILFTDEDETAVYKTAMVEDDQLTQRLYDAGISFYGEEIRQTSPVLSALLSWIIPLVIFILIGQYMSRKLTKKAGGANSMMFGMGKSNAKIYVNSTEGIKFTDVAGEDEAKENLTEIVEYLHNPGKYKEIGASMPKGILLVGPPGTGKTMLAKAVAGEASVPFFSISGSEFVEMFVGMGASKVRDLFSQAKEKAPCIVFIDEIDAIGKKRDGQIGGNDEREQTLNQLLTEMDGFEENTGVIILAATNRPESLDPALLRPGRFDRRVPVELPDLKGREDILRVHAKKIKVAGDVDFNKIARMASGASGAELANIVNEAALRAVREGRKFATQSDLEESIEVVIAGYQKKNAILTDKEKLIVSYHEVGHALVAAMQTQSAPVQKITIVPRTSGALGYTMQVDEGNHYLMSKEEIENKIATLTAGRAAEEIVFHSITTGASNDIEQATKLARAMITRYGMNEEFGMVAMETRTNQYLGGDTSLACSPETQTQIDKKVVDVVKEQYEKAANIIRENKKKLDEIAQYLYERETITGEEFMKILLKKDE; from the coding sequence ATGCAGCAGGTAAAATCACCGAAGAAACCACTGATTTATTACTATACGATTGTTATTATTGTACTGCTTCTCTTTAATCTGTTGGCAATGCCATGGATTTCAGAAAGACAGATCAAAGAAGTAGACTATGGTACATTTATATCTATGACAGAAGAAGGAAAGATAGGAAAGGTAGAGATCCAGCAGCAGGAAAATACTATTTTGTTTACAGACGAGGACGAGACAGCAGTCTATAAGACCGCTATGGTAGAGGACGACCAGCTGACTCAGAGACTGTATGATGCGGGAATTTCGTTTTATGGGGAAGAAATCCGCCAGACCTCTCCGGTTTTAAGTGCGCTGCTTTCCTGGATCATTCCTCTGGTAATCTTTATTCTGATCGGACAGTATATGTCCCGTAAACTTACTAAAAAGGCAGGGGGAGCTAATTCCATGATGTTTGGCATGGGAAAAAGTAATGCCAAAATTTATGTGAATTCTACGGAAGGGATCAAATTTACAGATGTGGCAGGGGAGGATGAAGCGAAAGAAAATCTGACGGAGATTGTGGAATATCTGCACAATCCCGGGAAATATAAAGAAATTGGGGCTTCCATGCCGAAAGGGATCCTTCTTGTAGGCCCTCCGGGAACAGGAAAAACCATGCTTGCCAAGGCAGTTGCAGGGGAGGCCAGTGTTCCCTTCTTTTCTATTTCAGGATCCGAATTTGTGGAAATGTTTGTGGGGATGGGGGCATCAAAGGTGAGAGATCTGTTCAGTCAGGCAAAGGAAAAAGCTCCCTGTATTGTATTCATTGATGAGATTGACGCCATCGGTAAAAAGAGGGATGGACAGATCGGAGGAAACGACGAGAGAGAGCAGACATTGAATCAGCTGCTGACAGAGATGGACGGATTTGAGGAAAATACCGGCGTTATCATACTGGCTGCCACAAACCGACCGGAATCTCTGGATCCGGCACTTTTAAGACCGGGCCGGTTTGACAGAAGAGTACCTGTTGAACTTCCGGACCTGAAAGGGCGGGAGGACATTTTAAGAGTACATGCCAAGAAGATAAAAGTTGCCGGAGATGTAGATTTTAATAAAATTGCGCGTATGGCTTCGGGAGCTTCAGGGGCGGAACTGGCAAATATTGTCAATGAGGCGGCGCTTCGGGCCGTGAGAGAGGGAAGAAAGTTTGCAACACAGAGTGATCTGGAAGAAAGTATTGAGGTTGTCATTGCCGGATACCAGAAGAAAAATGCGATTCTGACAGACAAAGAGAAATTGATCGTATCTTACCACGAAGTAGGCCATGCCCTCGTTGCAGCAATGCAGACACAGTCTGCTCCGGTTCAGAAGATTACGATCGTGCCCCGTACATCCGGCGCCCTCGGATATACTATGCAGGTAGATGAGGGAAATCATTATCTGATGAGCAAGGAAGAAATTGAAAATAAGATCGCAACTCTGACAGCAGGAAGGGCGGCAGAAGAAATAGTATTTCATTCTATTACAACAGGAGCATCCAATGATATTGAGCAGGCGACAAAGCTTGCGAGAGCCATGATCACAAGATACGGAATGAATGAGGAGTTCGGAATGGTGGCCATGGAAACCCGGACGAACCAGTATCTTGGAGGTGATACTTCACTTGCATGTTCCCCGGAAACTCAGACACAAATTGACAAAAAGGTAGTAGATGTGGTAAAAGAACAATATGAAAAAGCTGCGAATATCATTCGGGAAAACAAAAAGAAGCTGGATGAGATCGCACAGTATCTCTATGAGAGGGAGACCATAACCGGGGAAGAATTTATGAAGATTTTGCTCAAAAAGGATGAATAG
- a CDS encoding MarR family winged helix-turn-helix transcriptional regulator, giving the protein MKLENGNAPVQMILQQLLHLTKYQAIHLLEHFDLNPGQAGILFTLSHRGNLTQRELAARIGITPPSMTVALRKMEEKGYVIKQPDELDQRKIRIHLTEKGTGCIDDMKKVFRQIEEIMFRGFLPEEKLLLRRFLLQMEENILKSKEMDGMDMNCIISRMYPQDKEE; this is encoded by the coding sequence ATGAAATTGGAGAACGGAAATGCTCCTGTTCAGATGATTTTGCAGCAGCTTCTTCATCTGACAAAGTATCAGGCAATACATCTTTTGGAGCATTTTGATCTGAATCCGGGGCAGGCAGGTATTCTGTTCACACTGAGCCATCGTGGGAATCTGACACAGAGAGAGCTGGCCGCCAGAATCGGGATCACACCGCCGTCCATGACGGTTGCTCTTAGGAAAATGGAGGAGAAAGGCTATGTGATAAAACAGCCGGATGAACTGGATCAGAGGAAAATCAGGATTCACCTGACGGAAAAGGGGACTGGATGTATTGATGACATGAAGAAAGTATTCCGCCAGATAGAGGAAATCATGTTTCGGGGATTTTTGCCGGAAGAGAAGCTTCTTCTTCGGAGATTTTTACTGCAGATGGAAGAAAATATCCTGAAATCCAAAGAAATGGATGGAATGGATATGAACTGTATTATCAGCCGGATGTATCCCCAGGATAAAGAGGAATAA
- a CDS encoding ABC transporter ATP-binding protein — protein MRKLFKFLKPYAGTVFLILCVLMVQAYCDLSLPSYTSDIVNIGIQQGGVDETIPEEISEEELNKLLLFVPSKDQEEVQNAYEVSKDRDYDYDGTVYRLKDEISGQEDKAQELSDILGKPMLLVSGFESDSDMTKQMEEKMQEQMQQQMQQTMPLQQGQAEMPVQISNDMTVFEMFSMMDAAQRDEMVSQMDEGLKDMPDTIVEQAATVYIRSVYENLGLDMDAIQNSYILSTGGKMLALAALGMLASILVGLMASRVAASVGRETREKVFHKVVGFSNNEFDTFSTASLITRSTNDIQQIQILTVMILRMVLYAPIIAAGGIWKVFNTNVDMSWIIGLAVGLIFAVVIILFLVVMPKFKIVQKMVDRLNLVSREILTGLQVIRAFNTEEHEEKRFDRANTDLTKLNLFVNRAMTFMMPVMMLIMNGISVLIVWNGAHSVNDGTMQVGDMMAFIQYTMQIIMAFLMICMISVMLPRAAVSAERVDEVLQSNTMILDPDQPEEIEDCRGEITFDHVSFRYPGAEEDVLEDLNFTAKPGQTTAIIGSTGCGKTTLVNLIPRFYDVTKGRILLDGHDIRNITQHKLRSELGYVPQKGILFSGDIASNILYGNPDGTEEEMEEAAQIAQATEFIKNKKKKYKSPISQGGSNVSGGQKQRLSIARAVAKHPKIYIFDDSFSALDYKTDVAVRNALNKKTKDSTVIIVAQRISTILHAEQIIVLDDGKIAGIGTHKELLKNCESYYQIASSQLSEKELENDMKEVG, from the coding sequence ATGAGAAAGCTGTTTAAGTTCCTGAAGCCTTATGCAGGAACCGTTTTTTTGATTTTATGTGTATTGATGGTACAGGCATATTGTGATCTGTCCCTTCCGTCCTATACTTCTGATATTGTAAATATTGGTATTCAGCAGGGCGGTGTTGATGAGACAATTCCGGAGGAAATATCAGAGGAGGAGTTAAACAAGCTTCTTTTGTTTGTCCCATCGAAAGACCAGGAAGAAGTACAGAATGCGTATGAGGTCAGCAAAGACAGGGATTATGATTACGATGGAACGGTGTACCGTTTAAAAGACGAAATCAGCGGACAGGAGGATAAGGCGCAGGAACTTTCTGATATACTGGGAAAACCAATGCTTCTTGTTTCGGGATTCGAATCTGACAGTGATATGACGAAACAAATGGAAGAAAAGATGCAGGAGCAGATGCAGCAGCAAATGCAACAGACGATGCCGCTTCAGCAGGGACAGGCAGAAATGCCTGTACAAATTTCAAATGACATGACAGTCTTTGAGATGTTTTCCATGATGGATGCAGCCCAGAGGGATGAGATGGTAAGCCAGATGGATGAGGGACTTAAGGATATGCCGGACACCATTGTGGAACAGGCGGCCACAGTCTATATCCGTTCTGTTTATGAAAATCTGGGACTGGATATGGATGCCATACAGAACAGTTATATCCTAAGCACCGGAGGCAAAATGCTGGCGCTTGCCGCTCTTGGAATGCTGGCCAGCATTTTGGTAGGTCTGATGGCGTCCAGGGTTGCAGCAAGTGTGGGACGGGAGACAAGAGAAAAGGTATTCCACAAGGTTGTAGGATTTTCCAACAATGAGTTTGATACCTTTTCTACCGCTTCGCTGATTACCCGAAGCACCAATGATATTCAGCAGATACAGATCCTGACAGTCATGATTTTAAGGATGGTATTGTATGCACCTATTATCGCTGCCGGCGGTATCTGGAAGGTGTTCAATACCAATGTGGATATGTCATGGATCATTGGTCTGGCAGTGGGACTGATTTTTGCAGTTGTAATTATACTGTTCCTTGTTGTAATGCCGAAATTTAAGATCGTACAGAAAATGGTAGACCGCCTTAACCTGGTTTCCAGAGAGATCCTTACCGGTCTGCAGGTTATCAGGGCATTCAATACAGAGGAGCATGAAGAAAAACGGTTTGACAGGGCAAATACGGATCTGACAAAGCTGAATCTTTTTGTAAACCGTGCCATGACTTTTATGATGCCAGTCATGATGCTTATCATGAATGGGATTTCTGTTTTGATCGTGTGGAACGGCGCTCACAGCGTTAACGACGGTACAATGCAGGTGGGAGATATGATGGCATTTATCCAGTATACTATGCAGATCATTATGGCCTTCCTTATGATCTGTATGATTTCTGTCATGCTTCCAAGAGCTGCCGTATCTGCCGAGCGTGTCGATGAAGTGCTTCAGAGCAATACCATGATTTTGGATCCGGATCAGCCGGAAGAAATAGAGGACTGCCGGGGAGAGATCACATTCGATCATGTATCCTTCCGCTATCCGGGAGCAGAGGAAGATGTACTGGAAGATCTGAATTTTACTGCAAAGCCGGGGCAGACGACAGCGATTATCGGAAGTACCGGATGCGGTAAAACAACTTTGGTAAATCTGATCCCCAGATTTTATGATGTGACAAAGGGAAGGATCTTATTGGATGGCCATGATATCCGGAACATTACACAGCATAAGTTAAGAAGCGAGCTGGGATATGTGCCGCAGAAAGGTATTCTGTTTTCAGGTGATATTGCGTCCAACATCCTTTATGGCAATCCGGACGGGACAGAGGAAGAAATGGAAGAAGCAGCACAGATTGCGCAGGCAACAGAATTCATTAAAAATAAAAAGAAAAAATACAAAAGTCCGATCTCGCAGGGTGGATCCAATGTTTCCGGAGGACAGAAGCAGAGGTTGTCCATTGCCAGAGCGGTGGCAAAACATCCAAAGATTTATATTTTTGATGACAGCTTTTCCGCTTTGGATTATAAAACAGATGTGGCAGTCCGTAATGCTCTTAACAAGAAGACAAAAGACAGCACAGTAATTATTGTTGCCCAGAGGATCAGCACCATTCTCCATGCAGAACAGATTATTGTCCTGGATGACGGAAAAATCGCCGGCATCGGTACCCACAAGGAATTGTTGAAAAACTGCGAGTCCTATTATCAGATCGCATCTTCACAGCTCTCTGAGAAGGAACTGGAAAATGACATGAAGGAGGTGGGCTAG
- a CDS encoding Crp/Fnr family transcriptional regulator, whose amino-acid sequence MLQSEQQTYIETSLPFWDKLTSSEKNIVLQNAAFSFYKKGESIHSAEYKCLGLLLVKSGSLRVYILSEDGREITLYRIQEGELCVLSASCVLQSITFDVYIDAVTDCELLQISSSAIALLMHDNIYVEAFAYRAITERFSDVMWAMQQILFMSFDRRLAIFLLDESASLKSDELHMTHEEIARLMGSAREVVTRMLKYFSSEGYVELSRGMVKLTNKAALRRLC is encoded by the coding sequence ATGCTTCAAAGTGAGCAGCAGACTTATATTGAAACTTCTCTTCCCTTTTGGGATAAACTGACTTCTTCCGAAAAAAATATCGTGCTGCAAAATGCAGCCTTTTCTTTCTACAAAAAAGGAGAATCCATTCACAGCGCCGAGTACAAATGCCTCGGGCTTCTCCTTGTAAAATCCGGTTCGCTCCGCGTATATATTCTATCGGAGGATGGCAGAGAGATTACGCTGTACCGTATCCAGGAAGGGGAACTCTGTGTCCTTTCTGCTTCCTGTGTCCTTCAATCCATCACATTTGACGTATACATTGACGCTGTGACAGACTGTGAACTCCTTCAGATCAGTTCTTCAGCCATTGCACTTCTGATGCACGACAACATCTATGTGGAGGCCTTTGCATACCGTGCAATTACAGAACGATTCTCTGATGTCATGTGGGCAATGCAGCAGATTCTGTTTATGAGCTTTGACCGGCGCCTCGCCATCTTCCTACTGGATGAATCTGCTTCATTAAAATCCGATGAACTCCATATGACCCACGAAGAGATCGCCCGGCTGATGGGAAGCGCAAGAGAGGTAGTCACCCGTATGCTGAAATATTTCTCTTCAGAAGGGTATGTCGAACTGTCCCGGGGCATGGTAAAACTCACAAACAAAGCCGCCCTGCGGCGACTTTGCTGA
- a CDS encoding ABC transporter ATP-binding protein: MAPGKRGHGHMGGHMAPGEKAKDFKGTMKKLMDYMGKYKIAILFVAIFAIGGTAFNIAGPKIIGKATTEIFNGLVSKVSGGSGIDFGKVGQILLGAMGLYCVSAILSFIQGYIMTGISQKMTYRLRKEISEKINRMPMNYFDKMTHGEILSRITNDVDTLGQSLNQSATQVITSVTTIIGVLVMMLSISPLMTLIALLILPVSMGLISVIVKHSQRYFKDQQEYLGHINGQVEEVYSGHNIVKAFNKEEDIIREFNETNTILYQSAWKSQFFSGMMMPVMQFVGNLGYVAVSILGGYLAIRNTIEVGDIQSFIQYVRQFTQPIQQVAQVANMLQSTAAASERVFEFLEEEEEEPSPESPVSTENLEGRVEFDHVHFGYNPDHIIINDFNAKVEPGQKIAIVGPTGAGKTTMIKLLMRFYDVNSGAIKVDGHDIRDFDRGELRKMFGMVLQDTWLFNGTIEENIRYGKLDATHEDVVEAAKAAYVHRFVQTLPSGYNMVLNEEASNVSQGQKQLLTIARAILADPKILILDEATSSVDTRTEVRIQKAMDNLMKGRTSFIIAHRLSTIRDADMILVMKDGDIVEQGTHEELLEQNGFYAELYNSQFAKSA, encoded by the coding sequence ATGGCACCAGGAAAAAGAGGACATGGACATATGGGCGGCCACATGGCGCCGGGGGAAAAGGCAAAAGACTTTAAAGGCACCATGAAAAAACTGATGGATTATATGGGAAAGTATAAGATTGCTATACTGTTTGTAGCTATTTTTGCCATCGGAGGCACAGCCTTTAATATAGCAGGACCTAAGATTATAGGAAAAGCAACGACAGAGATTTTTAACGGATTGGTAAGCAAAGTGTCAGGAGGATCCGGGATTGACTTCGGAAAAGTAGGGCAGATTTTGCTTGGGGCGATGGGGCTTTACTGTGTCAGCGCTATACTTTCCTTTATACAGGGCTATATTATGACAGGAATCTCACAGAAGATGACTTACCGCCTGAGAAAAGAAATTTCGGAAAAAATCAACCGTATGCCTATGAACTATTTTGATAAAATGACTCATGGAGAGATTCTTTCCCGTATTACAAATGACGTTGACACCCTGGGGCAGAGCCTGAATCAGAGTGCTACACAGGTCATTACATCAGTGACGACCATCATCGGCGTACTTGTTATGATGCTGAGCATCAGCCCTTTGATGACACTCATTGCCCTTTTAATCCTTCCGGTTTCCATGGGACTGATTTCTGTGATCGTCAAGCATTCCCAGCGGTATTTCAAAGACCAGCAGGAATATCTGGGACACATTAATGGTCAGGTAGAAGAGGTTTACAGTGGTCATAACATCGTGAAAGCCTTCAATAAAGAAGAAGACATTATCCGGGAGTTTAATGAGACAAATACCATTTTGTATCAGTCTGCCTGGAAATCACAGTTTTTCTCCGGTATGATGATGCCGGTTATGCAGTTTGTAGGAAATCTGGGATATGTGGCGGTGTCCATCCTGGGGGGCTATCTGGCGATCAGGAATACGATTGAGGTGGGAGATATCCAGTCTTTCATTCAGTATGTCCGTCAGTTTACACAGCCGATCCAGCAGGTAGCACAGGTTGCCAATATGCTGCAGTCTACGGCGGCAGCTTCCGAGAGGGTGTTTGAATTTCTCGAAGAGGAGGAGGAAGAGCCTTCGCCTGAAAGTCCGGTATCCACAGAGAATCTGGAGGGCCGGGTGGAATTTGACCATGTGCACTTCGGATACAATCCGGACCATATCATCATCAATGATTTTAATGCCAAGGTAGAGCCGGGACAGAAGATCGCCATTGTGGGACCGACAGGAGCCGGAAAGACGACGATGATAAAACTTCTGATGCGGTTCTATGATGTGAACAGTGGAGCGATTAAGGTGGATGGTCATGATATCAGGGATTTTGACAGGGGAGAACTAAGAAAAATGTTCGGCATGGTTTTGCAGGACACCTGGTTGTTTAACGGCACTATTGAGGAAAATATCCGTTACGGAAAGCTGGATGCTACTCACGAGGATGTGGTGGAAGCGGCGAAAGCGGCTTATGTGCACCGGTTTGTACAGACGCTTCCAAGCGGATATAATATGGTGCTCAATGAGGAGGCAAGTAATGTTTCCCAGGGACAAAAACAGCTTCTGACGATTGCAAGAGCAATCCTGGCAGATCCGAAGATCCTGATCCTGGATGAGGCAACAAGTTCGGTAGATACAAGGACAGAGGTGCGGATCCAGAAAGCCATGGACAATCTGATGAAGGGACGGACCAGCTTTATCATCGCTCACCGTCTTTCCACAATCAGGGATGCGGACATGATCCTGGTCATGAAAGACGGAGATATTGTGGAACAGGGAACACACGAAGAATTGCTGGAACAGAACGGATTCTATGCAGAACTGTACAATTCACAGTTTGCAAAGAGTGCATAA
- a CDS encoding SseB family protein: MAQNNSNQNNGVKKQEALTKLRMASELYVLMSGFTKMPYVSCDPDTYDDQVLIFWTEEEAKQEAKKLLENKELVSIVKVENKQLLAFYSSLFAMGVNALFVSRGLEGETRIQLDEFVKRPQADKLPEGQVHVENPEFHLTALYLMQAVRRDPNAAKEEAVKELQEEMLADFQKGRYIVPVEPQKGLPVMKQKDGTIFQPVFTDAAEFAKFNREKRFQAAVVEFAKLGEILAPEAKGVMVNPMGVNVPLQIARKKKEDAKG, encoded by the coding sequence ATGGCACAAAATAACAGTAATCAGAATAACGGTGTAAAAAAGCAGGAAGCTCTGACGAAGCTTAGGATGGCATCGGAGCTTTATGTTCTTATGTCCGGATTTACAAAAATGCCTTACGTATCCTGTGATCCGGATACATACGATGATCAGGTCCTGATATTCTGGACAGAGGAAGAGGCAAAGCAGGAGGCAAAAAAACTGCTGGAAAACAAAGAACTTGTCAGTATTGTGAAGGTGGAGAATAAACAACTTCTTGCCTTTTATTCCAGCCTTTTTGCCATGGGCGTCAATGCCCTGTTTGTCAGCAGAGGACTGGAGGGAGAGACAAGGATACAGCTGGACGAGTTTGTGAAAAGACCTCAGGCGGACAAACTTCCGGAAGGTCAGGTGCACGTGGAAAATCCGGAATTTCATCTTACGGCCCTCTATCTGATGCAGGCGGTACGGCGGGATCCAAATGCGGCAAAGGAGGAGGCTGTCAAAGAACTGCAGGAAGAAATGCTGGCGGATTTCCAGAAAGGACGCTATATTGTGCCGGTGGAGCCACAAAAAGGACTTCCGGTTATGAAGCAAAAGGATGGGACAATATTCCAGCCTGTTTTTACAGATGCGGCAGAGTTTGCAAAATTTAACCGGGAAAAGCGGTTTCAGGCTGCAGTAGTGGAATTTGCAAAACTGGGCGAGATCCTTGCACCGGAAGCAAA
- a CDS encoding site-2 protease family protein, which produces MVFQYYLEQLRALLYTVPVILIAITFHEYAHGWVSEKLGDPTPRLEGRMSLNPLKHLDLAGTLCLIFFHVGWAKPVRINTRYYKDRRKGIILVSLAGPVMNFIIAFLSLVLCMLFAVYGGEDSAFAQTGFLLCYYSVQMNIGLGVFNLIPFPPLDGSNVLEQIYPKVAYFYARIRPYRTLILVVLLMSGALSYPMNSVGNWLFRLMWTIVSALMGIDSGGAVVPSGGTYV; this is translated from the coding sequence ATGGTATTTCAATATTATTTAGAGCAGTTGAGAGCTCTGCTCTACACCGTTCCGGTAATTTTAATTGCCATAACATTTCACGAATATGCACATGGGTGGGTGTCTGAAAAACTGGGAGATCCCACTCCAAGGCTTGAAGGGAGAATGTCCCTGAATCCGCTGAAGCACCTGGATCTGGCGGGAACGCTTTGCCTCATCTTCTTCCATGTGGGATGGGCAAAACCGGTAAGGATCAATACCAGATACTATAAAGACAGAAGGAAAGGAATCATACTGGTGTCCCTTGCGGGACCCGTTATGAACTTTATTATAGCCTTTCTGTCTCTCGTGCTGTGCATGCTCTTTGCGGTATACGGAGGAGAGGACTCGGCGTTTGCGCAGACAGGTTTTTTGCTCTGTTACTATTCTGTGCAGATGAATATCGGTCTTGGCGTGTTCAATCTGATCCCGTTTCCGCCGCTGGACGGCTCCAATGTACTGGAACAGATTTACCCAAAAGTGGCATATTTTTACGCGAGAATACGCCCCTACCGGACTTTGATCCTGGTAGTCCTTCTGATGAGCGGAGCCTTAAGTTATCCCATGAACTCCGTGGGAAACTGGCTTTTCCGTCTTATGTGGACGATCGTCAGCGCGTTGATGGGAATTGACTCCGGAGGAGCTGTAGTTCCTTCTGGCGGAACATATGTGTAA
- a CDS encoding P1 family peptidase — MKEESFKTKEISLAEFEGIRIGHASDEEAATGCTVLIAEEGMAAAVDIRGGGPASRESALLEPLASTEMIHAIVLSGGSAFGLEAGCGAAKFLEEKGVGFETGYAKVPLICQSCIYDLGIGRADVRPDLQMGYLACQDAYERDQRTAMGNVGAGTGATVGKAMGAERMMKSGLGSYAVQAGELKVGALVVVNALGDIYDSKTHEKIAGMRNGKGDGFEDGEQALLSGIAQQEGDNLFTANTTIGIVICNADLNKMQLKRVASASHNGYARTIRPVHTSADGDSIYAAAVGSSRINANVDMVSLLAVHAMENAVNRAVLSAKSLHGVPAAEDILQRIK; from the coding sequence ATGAAAGAAGAATCATTTAAGACAAAGGAGATTTCCCTTGCAGAGTTTGAGGGAATACGGATCGGACATGCTTCCGACGAGGAGGCAGCGACAGGCTGTACTGTTCTGATTGCCGAAGAAGGAATGGCAGCGGCTGTAGATATAAGAGGAGGAGGACCGGCGTCCAGAGAGAGCGCTCTTCTGGAGCCGCTGGCTTCCACAGAGATGATCCATGCCATCGTACTGAGTGGAGGAAGCGCCTTTGGCCTGGAAGCCGGATGCGGCGCAGCGAAATTTCTGGAAGAAAAAGGAGTCGGATTTGAGACCGGGTACGCCAAGGTTCCCCTGATCTGCCAGTCCTGTATTTATGATCTGGGGATCGGGCGTGCCGATGTGCGTCCGGATCTTCAGATGGGATATCTGGCCTGCCAGGATGCTTACGAAAGGGATCAAAGGACTGCAATGGGAAATGTAGGTGCAGGAACAGGAGCTACTGTCGGAAAGGCTATGGGAGCAGAGCGGATGATGAAATCAGGTCTTGGAAGCTACGCTGTGCAGGCAGGAGAATTGAAAGTAGGAGCTCTTGTTGTGGTAAATGCTCTGGGAGACATCTATGACAGTAAGACTCATGAGAAGATAGCAGGCATGCGGAATGGAAAAGGAGACGGATTCGAAGATGGCGAGCAGGCATTGCTGTCCGGCATTGCGCAGCAGGAAGGGGACAATCTCTTTACCGCAAACACCACCATTGGAATCGTCATCTGTAATGCAGATCTGAATAAAATGCAGTTAAAGCGAGTGGCATCTGCTTCCCATAACGGATATGCCAGAACGATCCGCCCTGTGCATACATCTGCTGACGGCGACAGCATTTATGCGGCAGCAGTTGGAAGCAGCCGGATAAATGCCAATGTAGATATGGTAAGTCTCCTTGCGGTCCATGCAATGGAAAATGCGGTAAATAGAGCGGTCCTTTCGGCAAAGAGCCTGCACGGAGTACCGGCTGCGGAAGATATTTTACAAAGGATAAAATAA
- a CDS encoding TetR/AcrR family transcriptional regulator, which yields MTENLKEKIAHTFLEMTGKKGIDKITIKDLVEKCGISRQAFYYHFRDILDVIEYILQSSADRLMECCLSAPSVQDALYLFVDFSIENHTFIQRLLDSRQRDSMENLLFHTFRSYMEEMYQNKASEIPINYHDLKVALDFYTYGIAGLLMENISRNTLDRTVLADQMYRLLAGQIILFPTEK from the coding sequence TTGACTGAAAATTTGAAAGAAAAAATTGCCCATACCTTTCTCGAAATGACTGGCAAAAAAGGCATAGACAAAATCACAATTAAAGACCTGGTAGAGAAATGCGGTATTTCCCGTCAGGCCTTTTACTATCATTTTCGCGATATCCTTGATGTTATCGAATATATACTCCAAAGTTCAGCTGATCGTCTTATGGAATGCTGTCTGTCTGCACCCTCTGTCCAGGATGCTCTCTATCTGTTTGTAGACTTTTCCATCGAAAATCATACTTTTATCCAGCGCCTCTTAGACTCCCGTCAAAGGGACAGCATGGAAAACTTACTTTTTCACACTTTCCGCAGTTACATGGAAGAAATGTATCAAAACAAAGCCTCTGAAATCCCCATCAATTATCATGATTTGAAAGTAGCTTTGGATTTCTATACTTACGGCATTGCCGGGCTTTTAATGGAAAATATCAGCCGGAACACCTTGGACAGAACGGTTCTTGCAGATCAGATGTACCGTCTTCTGGCCGGACAGATCATACTCTTCCCTACCGAGAAATAA